A stretch of the Nerophis ophidion isolate RoL-2023_Sa linkage group LG27, RoL_Noph_v1.0, whole genome shotgun sequence genome encodes the following:
- the LOC133544289 gene encoding C-type mannose receptor 2-like, producing MTAMDRAFVGLLLLQGFTTTGAKYVFVDQKMSWYDAQSYCREFHTDLAPVINDIQLQELREISGYVSQFWTGLVRNFTDREEWMWSGGGRASTAPWSPGQPNGRPNNDFGMMIHYRIHNENKEHEVFFFCYEAIVVRERVSWEEALEHCREQHNHLASLASRTETLLVQRELEKNFSTQYVWMGLRYFPGGWRWVDGEPLAYKGWVGEEPLCPALRLKCGALKVKGRMPSIDTDSSVSFDSNDTITGERLGTDTVFLKESVWEAWDCEQRLYFICS from the coding sequence ATGACCGCGATGGACCGAGCCTTTGTCGGCCTCCTGCTCCTGCAGGGCTTCACCACCACCGGGGCAAAGTACGTCTTCGTGGACCAAAAAATGAGCTGGTACGACGCTCAGAGCTACTGCAGGGAGTTCCACACTGACCTGGCTCCGGTTATCAATGATATCCAACTCCAGGAACTCAGGGAAATCAGCGGCTACGTGTCTCAATTCTGGACCGGACTTGTGAGGAACTTCACGGACCGAGAGGAATGGATGTGGTCAGGGGGCGGCAGGGCTTCCACCGCTCCCTGGTCGCCCGGTCAGCCGAACGGCCGGCCGAATAACGACTTTGGTATGATGATCCACTACAGGATTCACAATGAAAACAAAGAACACGAGGTGTTCTTCTTTTGCTACGAGGCCATCGTTGTGAGGGAGCGAGTGAGCTGGGAGGAAGCTTTGGAACACTGCAGGGAGCAACACAACCACCTGGCCAGCCTGGCGTCGAGGACAGAGACGCTGCTCGTCCAGAGGGAACTGGAGAAGAACTTCTCCACCCAATATGTCTGGATGGGTCTGCGTTATTTCCCGGGGGGTTGGCGCTGGGTGGACGGGGAGCCATTGGCGTACAAAGGCTGGGTTGGTGAGGAGCCTTTATGTCCGGCACTCAGACTGAAGTGTGGCGCTCTGAAGGTGAAGGGGAGGATGCCGAGTATTGATACTGACTCCAGTGTTTCTTTTGATTCCAATGACACAATAACAGGAGAACGTTTGGGGACAGACACTGTGTTTTTGAAAGAATCCGTGTGGGAAGCTTGGGACTGCGAGCAGAGGCTTTATTTTATTTGCTCCTGA